The following nucleotide sequence is from Ahniella affigens.
CCAACGCCGCTTCTGGCATGCCGGTCATACCGACCAGATCAGAGCCGTCACGCTGCATGCGCGTGATTTCGGCGCGTGTCTCGAGGCGCGGACCTTGGGTCGCGCCATAACAACCGCCATCGACGACAGCAACACCGGCGCGGGTTGCAGCAGCCAGCAGCAACTGACGAAGCGGGGCGGTGTAAGGCTCGGAAAAATCGATGTGCTCGACTTTCGCACCATCCACATCGCAGAAGCTGGTAAACCGTCCATGCGTGTAGTCGATGATTTGATCAGGAATTACGACAACCTTTGGGCCCATGTCAGCGCGAATGCCGCCAACCGCATTGACGCCGATCACGCGGCGCGCGCCGAGCGCGTGCAACGCATGAACATTGGCACGGTAGTTGACTCGATGCGGCGGAATCGTGTGACTCTCGCCATGACGTGCCAAAAAGCCGACGCGCTTGCCCGCCAACGTGCCGATGACGATATCGCCCGACGGCGCGCCATACGGCGTTTCGGGGCGCACGCGTTCGGTGACTTCCAGTCCTGGGAACTGATAGAGCCCCGTGCCGCCGATCACCGCCAAATCGAGACTCATACGCCATCCTTCAACGCGTAGATCGCCGGCAGATTCCGGCCGAGTTCGTAGTAGTCCATCCCGAAGCCGTACACGTAGCGATCCGGCACTTCAACACCGACGAAGTCCACATGCAGCCCGGGCACGCAACGGCCATGGCGCTTCGCGCACAGCGCAGCGATGTTCACACGGCGCGCACCGGCCTCCTGGCAGCGCTGCACGATGGCCGACAGCGTTCTGCCCTCGTCCAAAATGTCATCGACGATCAACACGTCGCGGCCTTTCAGATCGAGCTTGGCCCACTTGCCCCAAGTGACTTCGTGACCAGACGTGCCGCTGCGATAGCGGGTGGCATGAATGCTGTCGAACACGCAGCGCGTTTGCAGGCTGAGCGACAAAAGCCCCGAGAACATCACGCCGCCATTCAGCACGGTCAAGAAGACTGGCGGCTGTTCGGCATCGGCGTAGAAG
It contains:
- a CDS encoding S-methyl-5'-thioinosine phosphorylase; the encoded protein is MSLDLAVIGGTGLYQFPGLEVTERVRPETPYGAPSGDIVIGTLAGKRVGFLARHGESHTIPPHRVNYRANVHALHALGARRVIGVNAVGGIRADMGPKVVVIPDQIIDYTHGRFTSFCDVDGAKVEHIDFSEPYTAPLRQLLLAAATRAGVAVVDGGCYGATQGPRLETRAEITRMQRDGSDLVGMTGMPEAALARELGMAYACMALVANWAAGCGDQAEISLDEIFANLAECTSQVPRIIQALLAAE
- a CDS encoding hypoxanthine-guanine phosphoribosyltransferase, which encodes MSEPNLQKALTQSDLIHPRSVLLAAIERVAQEIDAFYADAEQPPVFLTVLNGGVMFSGLLSLSLQTRCVFDSIHATRYRSGTSGHEVTWGKWAKLDLKGRDVLIVDDILDEGRTLSAIVQRCQEAGARRVNIAALCAKRHGRCVPGLHVDFVGVEVPDRYVYGFGMDYYELGRNLPAIYALKDGV